A single window of Nematostella vectensis chromosome 4, jaNemVect1.1, whole genome shotgun sequence DNA harbors:
- the LOC5502222 gene encoding tyramine receptor 1, producing MSYYMFYDGYFLTASLPLAILFIVFGLFTVVGNIMVCAVFIRDPGRNLRRISNYFVVNLALADILVGVTVEPINAASYWLNRNDILFAYYIFAVLSCVCSIVNICALMVDRYIAVSRAFRYRTIVTSFRVRISLVAIWAFALHFALLPIIGWRSASYQVYLYALGVLSPTLVMLLSFYGLRRILKKQVEDLKSLSNATETAYTRRGVEREKRVSTTVFIMLVVFLISWFPFVIVDFLLVFGSTSQDPRVRLARDITLSLGFFSSGINPVLYAWRIPDFRRGLMLLFGCKRFRRVHNTGNSDTDQTQFSVGRTRFITVKNFSGNSGDSSVRCIGFSNVK from the coding sequence ATGTCCTACTACATGTTTTACGATGGCTATTTCCTCACAGCAAGCTTGCCTCTAGCGATACTCTTCATAGTCTTTGGTTTGTTCACCGTTGTGGGTAATATTATGGTTTGTGCTGTCTTTATACGCGATCCAGGGCGTAATCTGAGAAGAATATCGAACTACTTTGTGGTGAATCTTGCTTTAGCAGATATTCTGGTTGGGGTGACCGTTGAACCGATAAACGCCGCGAGTTATTGGTTGAACAGAAACGACATTTTGTTCGCGTACTACATTTTCGCAGTGCTTTCCTGTGTGTGTTCTATAGTGAACATTTGCGCGCTAATGGTGGACAGGTATATAGCGGTGAGTCGCGCATTCAGATACCGCACAATTGTCACTTCATTCCGCGTAAGAATTTCTCTGGTCGCCATCTGGGCTTTCGCGCTTCATTTTGCTCTTCTACCAATAATCGGTTGGCGCTCCGCCAGCTACCAAGTGTACTTATACGCACTGGGAGTTCTTTCACCGACATTGGTGATGTTGCTATCGTTTTATGGCTTGCGGCGAATACTCAAGAAACAAGTTGAGGACTTGAAGTCTTTATCTAACGCTACAGAAACGGCGTACACCCGGCGGGGTGTGGAGAGAGAGAAGCGTGTCTCAACAACAGTCTTCATCATGCTTGTGGTGTTCTTAATTTCGTGGTTTCCATTTGTAATAGTGGACTTCTTATTGGTGTTTGGGTCAACTAGCCAAGACCCTAGGGTTCGTTTGGCCAGGGACATCACTTTATCCCTGGGTTTCTTCTCTTCAGGCATAAACCCTGTTCTTTACGCGTGGAGAATTCCAGATTTTCGTAGGGGGCTGATGCTGTTATTTGGttgtaaaagattcagaaGAGTTCACAACACTGGGAATTCGGACACTGACCAAACTCAATTTAGTGTTGGGCGAACAAGGTTTATTACTGTTAAGAACTTTTCAGGCAATTCTGGGGATAGTAGTGTCAGGTGCATCGGATTTAGCAATGTGAAGTAG
- the LOC125561769 gene encoding uncharacterized protein LOC125561769 — MSPREDIGGGGKWGLAGYLGDGEHLKIGEQGFLELLRDGFGETPLFHCLVAEEVRHKEGSLRGVTFIFQFGPIILYSFINHSTRKRMRAHTVDVTKVDVTDRGAIKEMLLGVAIYFFTYSTWEGPMLYLEDLFVIPLVRGRCSTEGRERGDVLLYMRGTHALFEIFFFRLRSCGVC, encoded by the exons ATGTCGCCACGGGAAGATATTGGAGGTGGGGGAAAATGG gGTCTGGCGGGATATCTCGGAGATGGTGAGCATTTGAAAATCGGCGAGCAAG GCTTCCTAGAACTGCTGCGCGACGGTTTTGGGGAGACACCGCTGTTCCACTGCCTGGTCGCCGAGGAGGTCAGACATAAAGAAGGTAGCCTTAGAGGTGTCACATTTATCTTTCAATTTGGGCCCATAATTTTGTATTCTTTTATTAATC ATAGCACACGAAAAAGGATGCGCGCGCATACAGTGGATGTCACCAAAGTGGATGTCACCGATAGGGGTGCGATTAAGGAAATGCTTCTTGGAGTAGCTATCTACTTCTTTACCTACTCTACATGGGAGGGACCTATgttgtacctggaggatctgTTTGTCATTCCGTTAGTGCGAGGTCGGTGTAGTACTGAGGGACGTGAGAGGGGAGACGTTCTATTGTACATGCGAGGGACCCATGCcctatttgaaatatttttttttcgtctcCGTTCGTGCGGGGTGTGCTAA
- the LOC5502223 gene encoding E3 ubiquitin-protein ligase RNF146 isoform X2 yields MAEGPENVKERQSDISSSKEDVSDSAEPVKNEEEEVLQNIFELDYQPDCPVCLQQASYPVRLPCGHMFCFLCIKGVALRSRKCAICRQPISPDYLDKPTLVKVVSGQSSSSDKAPSDPPADEYVWFYEGRNGWWQYDTKTSKEVESAFKGGKRSCTLLIAGFLYLIDFENMFQMRRNEPGRRRRIKRDKPNADRKGVAGIRLKGLTVSELADLKNQTTETSTADNQWTSTEDVSVQALSGSPTEAANRDCDDSASSTSDKESAPDETTHEFACFMLMQPLIAHSESYHNSPVLGDVNAPS; encoded by the exons ATGGCAGAAGGTCCCGAAAATGTTAAAGAACGGCAGAGTGATATATCCTCATCCAAGGAAGATGTATCAGACTCCGCAGAACCTGTGAAAAATG AGGAAGAAGAAGTTCTTCAAAACATATTCGAGTTGGATTATCAGCCTGATTGTCCCGTATGTTTGCAACAAGCTTCGTATCCCGTTCGTCTGCCATGCGGCCACATGTTTTGCTTTCTCTGCATCAAAGGAGTGGCTCTTAGAAGCCGAAAATGTGCGATTTGCCGCCAACCTATATCGCCAGATTACCTAGACAAGCCGACATTGGTCAAAGTCGTGTCTGGGCAGTCTTCAAGCTCCGATAAAGCACCTTCAGACCCTCCGGCCGACGAGTATGTATGGTTTTACGAAGGTCGCAATGGCTGGTGGCAATACGATACTAAGACCTCTAAAGAAGTCGAGTCGGCATTCAAAGGAGGCAAGCGTTCTTGTACATTATTGATTGCCGGCTTTCTATACCTTATTGATTTCGAGAATATGTTCCAAATGCGAAGGAATGAGCCCGGGAGGCGACGCCGGATAAAAAGAGATAAACCTAATGCTGACCGTAAAGGTGTTGCAGGAATACGATTAAAGGGACTTACAGTTTCTGAACTTGCCGATCTGAAAAATCAGACAACAGAAACTTCTACAGCCGATAACCAGTGGACTAGTACTGAGGATGTATCAGTACAAGCACTTTCTGGGTCACCCACAGAGGCAGCTAATAGGGACTGTGATGATTCGGCATCGTCAACATCCGACAAGGAATCAGCCCCCGATGAGACAACACATG AGTTTGCATGTTTTATGCTTATGCAACCGCTGATTGCTCACTCAGAAAGCTATCATAACTCTCCTGTTCTTGGTGATGTGAATGCACCATCTTAG
- the LOC5502223 gene encoding E3 ubiquitin-protein ligase rnf146 isoform X1, whose protein sequence is MAEGPENVKERQSDISSSKEDVSDSAEPVKNAVYVYLSTPRYLVSYCCIFGDTEEEEVLQNIFELDYQPDCPVCLQQASYPVRLPCGHMFCFLCIKGVALRSRKCAICRQPISPDYLDKPTLVKVVSGQSSSSDKAPSDPPADEYVWFYEGRNGWWQYDTKTSKEVESAFKGGKRSCTLLIAGFLYLIDFENMFQMRRNEPGRRRRIKRDKPNADRKGVAGIRLKGLTVSELADLKNQTTETSTADNQWTSTEDVSVQALSGSPTEAANRDCDDSASSTSDKESAPDETTHEFACFMLMQPLIAHSESYHNSPVLGDVNAPS, encoded by the exons ATGGCAGAAGGTCCCGAAAATGTTAAAGAACGGCAGAGTGATATATCCTCATCCAAGGAAGATGTATCAGACTCCGCAGAACCTGTGAAAAATG CTGTATACGTTTACTTATCTACGCCAAGATATTTAGTCTCATACTGTTGTATTTTTGGTGATACAGAGGAAGAAGAAGTTCTTCAAAACATATTCGAGTTGGATTATCAGCCTGATTGTCCCGTATGTTTGCAACAAGCTTCGTATCCCGTTCGTCTGCCATGCGGCCACATGTTTTGCTTTCTCTGCATCAAAGGAGTGGCTCTTAGAAGCCGAAAATGTGCGATTTGCCGCCAACCTATATCGCCAGATTACCTAGACAAGCCGACATTGGTCAAAGTCGTGTCTGGGCAGTCTTCAAGCTCCGATAAAGCACCTTCAGACCCTCCGGCCGACGAGTATGTATGGTTTTACGAAGGTCGCAATGGCTGGTGGCAATACGATACTAAGACCTCTAAAGAAGTCGAGTCGGCATTCAAAGGAGGCAAGCGTTCTTGTACATTATTGATTGCCGGCTTTCTATACCTTATTGATTTCGAGAATATGTTCCAAATGCGAAGGAATGAGCCCGGGAGGCGACGCCGGATAAAAAGAGATAAACCTAATGCTGACCGTAAAGGTGTTGCAGGAATACGATTAAAGGGACTTACAGTTTCTGAACTTGCCGATCTGAAAAATCAGACAACAGAAACTTCTACAGCCGATAACCAGTGGACTAGTACTGAGGATGTATCAGTACAAGCACTTTCTGGGTCACCCACAGAGGCAGCTAATAGGGACTGTGATGATTCGGCATCGTCAACATCCGACAAGGAATCAGCCCCCGATGAGACAACACATG AGTTTGCATGTTTTATGCTTATGCAACCGCTGATTGCTCACTCAGAAAGCTATCATAACTCTCCTGTTCTTGGTGATGTGAATGCACCATCTTAG
- the LOC5502217 gene encoding E3 SUMO-protein ligase ZNF451, with product MDVVQSSLTSNTCDRQPEVPFLRNMRHIVLVDIDNWKGIFKSDLPFSQRTFVWGFWSGNTSWDPPKGSALFQELENHNCFYLHPKCSGSKDAADFALCAQAYKLDIMLPKSIPFTVLSGDCGFQELQNQLSRCNREIHLVNPHHKTVDTVFALCNSIADK from the exons ATGGATGTGGTCCAATCATCTTTGACTTCAAATACTTGTGACAGACAACCAGAAGTGCCATTTTTGCGGAACATGCGACATATTGTGCTG GTTGATATTGATAACTGgaaaggaatcttcaaatcaGACCTACCATTTTCTCAGAGAACATTTGTCTGGGGGTTCTGGAGTGGCAACACCTCCTGGGACCCGCCCAAGGGTTCAGCTCTTTTTCAGGAACTGGAGAATCACAACTGTTTTTACCTGCACCCAAAATGCAGTGGTTCAAAGGATGCAGCAGACTTTGCGCTATGTGCTCAG GCTTACAAGCTTGACATCATGCTTCCAAAGTCCATCCCCTTCACTGTCCTGTCTGGGGATTGTGGATTTCAGGAACTTCAAAACCAGCTCTCTAGATGTAACCGAGAGATTCACTTGGTAAACCCCCATCACAAGACAGTGGACACAGTGTTTGCTCTGTGCAACAGCATTGCTGATAAGTAA